The following are from one region of the Arachis duranensis cultivar V14167 chromosome 10, aradu.V14167.gnm2.J7QH, whole genome shotgun sequence genome:
- the LOC107468683 gene encoding equilibrative nucleotide transporter 3-like has protein sequence MATNTNRMALIAADDVDNHKDNGAPRKPEGKQKAMLVCFILGLGSLVSWNSMLTIADYYYTLFPKYHPSRVLTLVYQPFALGTIAIMTWNESKINTRMRNLAGYSLFSASTFLVLVLDLATAGKGGIAHFIGLCVLSACFGLADGLVQGGMVGDLSFMCPEFIQSFLAGLAASGALISLLRVLTKLAFDKSHDGLRKGAILFLACSTFIEFVCIFLYAFCFPKLPIVKYYRSKAAAEGSKTVSADLAAVGLNTKPNDQGADDDSKQVERMSIKELLLKNLDYAVDLLLIYVITLSIFPGFLYENTGTHQLGTWYPIVLIAMYNVLDLISRYIPLVKWLKLESRKGIFIAVVLRFLLIPAFYFTAKYADQGWMILLTSFLGLTNGYLTVCVLTLAPKGYKGPEQNALGNLLVACLLGGIFAGVVLDWLWLIGHGNW, from the exons ATGGCAACAAATACCAA TAGAATGGCCCTGATTGCTGCTGATGATGTTGATAATCATAAGGATAATGGAGCACCAAGAAAGCCTGAG GGAAAACAGAAAGCCATGTTAGTTTGTTTCATTCTGGGACTTGGCTCACTTGTTTCATGGAACAGCATGTTGACCATTGCAGATTACTATTACACATTGTTCCCT AAATATCATCCCTCAAGGGTACTTACCCTGGTTTATCAACCATTTGCACTTGGAACAATAGCAATAATGACATGGAACGAGTCGAAGATCAATACTAGAATGCGTAATTTGGCAGGATACAGTCTTTTCTCTGCCAGCACCTTTTTAGTTCTTGTT TTGGATCTAGCAACAGCAGGGAAAGGTGGTATTGCACATTTCATTGGTTTATGTGTGCTTTCTGCTTGTTTTGGATTAGCAGATGGTCTTGTCCAGGGTGGAATGGTTGGAGACCTCAGTTTTATGTGCCCTGAGTTTATCCAG TCTTTCCTTGCTGGTTTAGCTGCATCAGGAGCTTTGATTTCTTTACTTAGAGTGCTCACCAAGCTAGCATTTGATAAATCTCATGATGGACTTCGCAAAGGAGCTA TTCTATTCCTTGCTTGCTCCACATTCATTGAgtttgtgtgtatttttctatacgCATTCTGCTTCCCTAAATTGCCAATTGTGAAATACTACCGTTCGAAGGCAGCCGCCGAGGGATCGAAAACTGTTTCGGCTGATCTTGCTGCTGTTGGCCTTAACACAAAGCCAAATGATCAA gGTGCCGATGATGATTCCAAACAAGTAGAAAGGATGAGCATCAAAGAGTTGTTGCTAAAGAACCTTGACTATGCAGTTGATTTATTACTTATATATGTAATAACACTGTCAATATTCCCTGGATTCTTGTATGAGAATACAGGAACACATCAATTAGGCACATG GTATCCAATTGTTTTGATTGCAATGTATAATGTGTTGGATCTGATATCAAGATACATACCTTTGGTGAAATGGCTCAAGTTGGAATCCAGAAAGGGAATATTCATAGCAGTAGTGTTGAGATTCTTGCTGATCCCAGCATTCTACTTTACAGCAAAATATGCAGACCAGGGATGGATGATCCTACTCACCTCATTCTTGGGACTCACCAATGGCTATCTCACAGTTTGTGTTCTTACTTTGGCACCAAAAGGTTACAAG GGTCCAGAGCAGAATGCATTAGGTAATTTACTTGTGGCGTGTCTCTTAGGAGGAATATTTGCTGGGGTTGTTCTTGATTGGTTGTGGTTAATTGGTCATGGTAATTGGTAA
- the LOC107468684 gene encoding equilibrative nucleotide transporter 3 gives MVTSDENEEPRRLEGKQKAMAVCFILGLGSLVSWNSMLTIGDYYYSVFPKYHPARVLTLVYQPFAIGTLLIMSYYESRINTRLRNLAGFILFFASTFAVLILDLVTSGKGGIGPYIGICLLAACFGIADAHVEGGMVGDLCFMCPEFIQSYFAGLAASGALTSILRILTKLAFEKSHNGLRKGAILFLAISTFIEFLCIFLYAIYFTKLPIVKHYRAKAASEGSKTVSADLAAAGIQTMPNDQESQDIKEQMRLGNKQLLLENLDYAADLFLIYVLTLSIFPGFLYEDTGSHKLGAWYAIVLIAMYNVMDLISRYIPLVKCLKLESRKGLLIAVLSRFLLIPAFYFTAKYGDQGWMILLTSFLGLTNGYLTVCVLTVAPKGYKGPEQNALGNLLVLFLLTGIFAGVCLDWLWIIGKGSF, from the exons ATGGTTACCAGTGATGAAAATGAAGAACCAAGAAGGCTTGAA GGGAAACAAAAAGCGATGGCAGTTTGCTTCATTCTTGGACTTGGGTCCCTAGTCTCTTGGAACAGCATGCTGACAATAGGAGATTATTATTACAGTGTCTTCCCT AAATATCATCCTGCAAGGGTACTTACCTTGGTTTATCAACCATTTGCAATTGGAACACTGCTCATAATGTCATACTACGAGTCAAGGATCAATACTAGATTGCGGAATTTGGCTGGATTCATACTTTTCTTTGCAAGTACTTTTGCTGTGCTTATT TTGGATCTAGTAACATCCGGGAAAGGTGGAATTGGACCCTATATTGGTATATGTTTGCTAGCTGCTTGTTTTGGAATAGCAGATGCTCATGTTGAAGGTGGCATGGTAGGAGACCTGTGTTTTATGTGCCCAGAGTTTATCCAG TCCTACTTTGCTGGTTTGGCTGCATCTGGGGCTCTAACTTCTATTCTGAGAATACTGACCAAGTTAGCTTTTGAGAAATCTCATAATGGACTTCGCAAGGGAGCTA TCCTGTTCCTTGCGATCTCCACATTCATCGAGTTTCTGTGTATATTCCTCTACGCAATCTACTTCACCAAATTGCCCATAGTGAAACATTACCGTGCAAAGGCAGCCTCAGAAGGATCAAAAACTGTTTCAGCTGACCTTGCTGCTGCTGGTATTCAAACAATGCCAAACGATCAa GAATCACAAGATATCAAAGAACAAATGCGATTGGGAAACAAACAATTATTGCTTGAGAATCTTGATTATGCAGCTGATTTATTTCTTATATACGTACTAACACTGTCAATCTTCCCGGGATTCCTGTATGAAGATACTGGATCACACAAATTAGGAGCATG GTATGCAATTGTTTTGATTGCAATGTATAATGTGATGGATCTGATATCAAGATACATACCCCTTGTAAAATGCCTCAAGTTGGAATCCAGAAAGGGCCTGCTAATAGCAGTTCTTTCGAGATTCTTGCTGATCCCAGCATTCTACTTTACAGCAAAATATGGTGACCAGGGATGGATGATCCTACTCACCTCATTCTTGGGACTCACCAATGGCTATCTCACGGTGTGTGTTCTTACAGTAGCACCAAAAGGTTACAAG GGTCCTGAACAGAATGCATTGGGTAATTTGCTTGTGTTGTTTCTCTTAACCGGCATATTTGCTGGGGTTTGTCTTGATTGGTTGTGGATCATAGGTAAAGGTTCATTCTAG
- the LOC107468470 gene encoding cation/H(+) antiporter 15-like, giving the protein MGSAAAPAPAPAAAAAFNESDKSMICYIPTMTTTNGVWQQGLNPLRYALPLFVVQLTLVVLATRLFYFILRPFHQPRVIAEVLGGLLLGPSVLGQIDGFGTRVFPLRSMLMLETMANIGLIYFMFLIGLEMDMDVMKRTGKKAVSIAIAGMILPFVVGFTLSHIVEHNHTSMESDTTRISYIIYLGVVLSVTAFPVLVRMLADLKLVNTELGKLAISTSLINDMCAWALLAVGIALSERKARYSYASLLVLLSSLAFVVVCILVIRPLVSWMIRKTPEGQPFSETQICIVLTGVMISAFITDALGTHAVFGAFVYGLVIPNGPLAAAIIEKLEDFVSGLLLPLFFAMSGLKTNLTLIKGAARWGFVILMVPLTCIGKVLGTLVVSLLFQIPVREGVILGLLMNTKGFIEIIVLNVGWEQKVLGDEVFSIMVLVTILMTAIISPTVTLIHKPRKRHISYKNRTMQSTGTDAELRILVCIHVPRNVPTIINLLEATHPTIKSPITVNVLHLVELTGRASAMLVVHNTTDKKSGRPVNKTQAQTEQIITAFRNFEENVDCVSVQPLTVISPYPTMHEDICSIAEDKRVSFIIIPFHKQQTVAGEMEDTIPAFRLVNHNLMQTAPCSVGILVDRGLNGSTRLAARPTCHQVTVLFFGGPDDREALSFGWRMSRHPRVRLTVMHFVPRKDLTVSNNEEDDAQGTERDNYSNNNDNLLDEEIMYELRLIAEHDDYVEYLERVVGNGEETVGAIRAMKNVNDLFIVGRGQGASPLTEGLTDWSECPELGAIGDLLASSDFETSASVLVVLQYVGEGPEGEQVMVTQKPWLATHDFYRSLINRRMSRRKYGSESPAMY; this is encoded by the exons atggGTAGCGCGGCTGCACCAGCGCCGGCGCCGGCAGCTGCAGCGGCGTTTAACGAATCGGACAAATCAATGATTTGCTACATACCAACGATGACAACAACAAATGGTGTATGGCAGCAGGGTCTTAACCCTTTACGTTACGCCCTCCCTCTCTTCGTCGTGCAGTTAACCTTAGTTGTTCTTGCCACACGTCTCTTCTATTTCATCCTCAGACCCTTTCACCAACCCCGCGTCATCGCCGAGGTTTTG gGTGGATTGTTGTTAGGGCCATCGGTGCTAGGTCAAATCGACGGTTTTGGGACTAGGGTTTTCCCTTTGAGAAGTATGTTGATGCTTGAGACAATGGCCAACATTGGCCTCATATACTTCATGTTCCTCATAGGGTTAGAGATGGACATGGATGTGATGAAGCGCACGGGCAAGAAGGCGGTTTCTATAGCCATTGCCGGCATGATTTTGCCCTTCGTGGTGGGTTTCACTCTCTCTCACATCGTGGAGCACAACCACACGAGCATGGAATCGGATACAACTCGTATCAGCTATATCATATACCTTGGTGTTGTGTTATCTGTGACTGCATTCCCTGTGCTTGTTAGAATGCTTGCTGATCTTAAGCTTGTTAATACGGAGCTTGGGAAGCTTGCAATCTCAACTTCTTTGATTAATGACATGTGTGCTTGGGCTTTGTTAGCTGTAGGCATTGCCTTGTCAGAGAGGAAAGCTCGTTATTCTTATGCTTCTCTCTTGGTTCTCTTGTCAAGTCTTGCATTTGTTGTTGTTTGCATTCTTGTTATTAGGCCTCTGGTGTCATGGATGATACGTAAAACCCCAGAGGGACAACCCTTCAGTGAAACACAGATATGCATTGTGCTTACTGGTGTTATGATCTCTGCTTTTATCACTGATGCACTTGGGACACATGCTGTGTTTGGTGCATTTGTCTATGGTTTGGTTATTCCAAATGGGCCACTTGCTGCTGCTATCATTGAGAAGCTTGAGGACTTTGTTTCTGGCCTTCTGCTACCTCTCTTCTTTGCTATGAGTGGCCTCAAGACTAATCTCACCTTGATCAAGGGAGCCGCTAGATGGGGATTTGTGATCTTGATGGTTCCTCTTACTTGTATTGGCAAGGTCCTTGGTACTCTTGTTGTTTCTCTCCTATTCCAAATACCTGTCAGGGAAGGTGTAATTCTTGGTCTGCTTATGAATACTAAAGGCTTCATTGAAATTATAGTGCTCAACGTTGGCTGGGAACAAAAG GTATTGGGAGATGAAGTATTTTCAATCATGGTTCTTGTAACAATTCTGATGACAGCAATCATTTCACCCACAGTGACATTGATCCACAAGCCAAGAAAAAGACACATATCATACAAGAACAGAACAATGCAAAGTACAGGAACAGATGCAGAGCTAAGAATCCTTGTGTGCATTCACGTCCCTAGAAATGTCCCAACCATAATCAACCTCCTCGAAGCAACCCACCCCACAATAAAATCCCCCATTACCGTAAACGTCCTCCACCTGGTTGAACTCACCGGCAGAGCCTCCGCCATGCTGGTTGTCCACAACACCACCGACAAAAAATCAGGCCGCCCCGTTAACAAAACACAAGCGCAAACAGAGCAGATCATCACAGCATTCCGTAACTTCGAAGAAAACGTGGACTGCGTCTCGGTTCAGCCACTGACTGTGATCTCCCCATACCCCACCATGCATGAAGACATTTGCAGCATTGCAGAAGACAAAAGAGTGTCTTTCATTATCATCCCTTTCCACAAACAACAAACGGTTGCCGGAGAGATGGAAGACACCATCCCTGCGTTTAGGCTGGTGAACCACAACCTCATGCAAACCGCTCCCTGCTCCGTTGGGATCCTCGTGGATCGAGGCCTCAACGGATCCACAAGATTAGCCGCCAGGCCCACGTGTCATCAGGTGACCGTCTTGTTCTTCGGAGGACCTGACGACAGAGAAGCTCTTTCCTTTGGGTGGAGAATGTCAAGGCACCCCAGGGTTCGCCTCACCGTCATGCATTTCGTTCCTAGAAAAGATCTTACAGTTAGCAataatgaagaagatgatgCTCAAGGAACCGAGAGAGATAATTAtagcaataataatgataacttgttagatgaagagatcATGTACGAGTTAAGGTTGATAGCAGAACATGATGATTATGTTGAGTACTTAGAAAGAGTTGTAGGGAACGGAGAGGAGACAGTAGGGGCAATAAGGGCAATGAAGAATGTGAATGATTTGTTCATAGTTGGGAGAGGGCAAGGGGCATCACCATTAACAGAAGGGTTGACGGATTGGAGTGAGTGCCCGGAGTTGGGTGCCATAGGGGACTTGTTGGCTTCTTCAGACTTTGAAACATCTGCTTCGGTGCTTGTGGTGCTCCAGTATGTTGGGGAAGGTCCAGAAGGAGAACAAGTCATGGTCACTCAAAAGCCATGGCTTGCAACTCATGATTTCTACCGAAGCTTGATCAACAGACGTATgtcaagaagaaaatatggatccGAATCACCAGctatgtattaa
- the LOC107468569 gene encoding putative cyclin-D6-1 — MEFDLEDPLSCFKEQEAYTITELFASESDHMPAPNYLNSTHFRASFRCEAISLILQVQFSCNLDPSVAYLAINYLHRFMSRQEIPMEKPWLLKLVVISCLSLASKMKNTPLSISDIQIEGCIFESQTVGKMELLILGALEWRMRSITPFPFLHFFISSTELKDPSLKQVLKEQATKIIFNAHNDIKLLEYKPSTIAASALISASRELCPQQYTMLRASIAACENLDEDSLTKCIDLMQEMVMWTEANESTIDTSFLSTETPVSVLERSIKRRRI, encoded by the exons ATGGAGTTTGATCTTGAAGACCCTTTATCCTGCTTCAAGGAACAAGAAGCTTATACCATAACAGAACTCTTTGCTTCTGAATCTGATCACATGCCGGCCCCAAACTACTTGAATTCAACACATTTTCGCGCTTCCTTTCGCTGCGAAGCCATTTCTCTCATACTTCAG GTCCAGTTTTCATGTAATTTGGACCCTTCTGTAGCTTATCTAGCTATAAATTACTTGCATCGCTTCATGTCGAGGCAAGAAATTCCG ATGGAGAAGCCATGGTTACTGAAACTTGTTGTCATATCCTGTCTTTCTCTTGCTTCAAAGATGAAGAACACACCCTTATCAATTTCCGATATACAG ATAGAAGGTTGCATCTTTGAGTCTCAAACTGTTGGGAAGATGGAACTTCTTATTCTTGGCGCTCTGGAATGGCGTATGAGGTCAATTACACCTTTTCCTTTCTTGCATTTCTTCATCTCTTCAACGGAACTCAAAGATCCATCACTGAAGCAAGTGCTTAAAGAGCAAGCTACAAAGATAATCTTCAATGCTCACAATG ACATTAAGCTTTTAGAGTATAAACCTTCAACTATTGCAGCATCTGCTCTTATCTCTGCATCTCGCGAACTATGTCCACAGCAATATACTATGCTGAGAGCTTCAATTGCAGCTTGTGAGAATCTAGATGAG GATTCATTGACCAAGTGCATTGACCTGATGCAAGAGATGGTTATGTGGACGGAAGCGAACGAGTCAACCATCGATACAAGCTTTCTAAGCACTGAAACTCCAGTGAGCGTGCTGGAGAGAAGCATCAAGCGGCGGAGAATCTAA
- the LOC107468570 gene encoding cell number regulator 5 has translation MVDSEKVVLVEEAMEGERINGGEEDEKERLLEGMSVLDFDMLCSTVALQSANGSWGKLGRRNLDDEEEDEEQHLGGVLRMWEGEVLDCFDDRRIALESACCPCYRFGKNMKRAGFGACYIQAVVYFLLALGAFANFIAFIATRRHYFLYLAVAFTISVGAILGFYRTRIRKKFNIKGSDNAVDDCAYHFICPCCTLCQESRTLEINNVQDGTWHGRGDTICIGGFSDGSKALFELHPPPVVSIMPTDESCMEKS, from the exons ATGGTGGATTCGGAGAAGGTGGTGTTGGTTGAGGAAGCAATGGAAGGGGAAAGGATCAACGGTGGTgaagaagatgagaaggagAGGCTCTTGGAGGGTATGTCTGTTTTGGATTTTGACATGCTTTGCTCCACCGTGGCGTTGCAAAGTGCTAATGGTAGCTGGGGGAAGCTTGGGAGAAGAAACCTtgatgatgaggaagaagatgaggaACAACATCTTGGTGGGGTTCTAAGGATGTGGGAGGGTGAAGTCCTTGATTGCTTCGATGACCGCCGCATCGCTCTTGAATCAGCATG CTGTCCTTGTTACCGATTTGGGAAGAACATGAAACGAGCCGGCTTTGGTGCATGCTATATTCAG GCTgtagtttattttcttcttgctttAGGTGCCTTCGCTAACTTCATTGCTTTTATTGCCACAAGGCGTCATTACTTTCTTTACCTGGCTGTTGCCTTCACCATTTCTGTTGGAGCAATTTTAGGATTCTATCGAACACGTATTAGAaagaaattcaacatcaag GGTAGTGATAATGCCGTGGATGATTGCGCTTACCATTTTATCTGTCCTTGTTGTACATTATGCCAG GAGTCTAGAACACTGGAGATAAACAACGTTCAAGATGGCACTTGGCATGGCCGGGGTGACACGATATGCATAGGTGGGTTTAGTGATGGGAGTAAAGCACTGTTTGAGTTGCATCCCCCTCCTGTTGTGTCCATCATGCCAACTGATGAAAGTTGCATGGAGAAGAGCTGA
- the LOC107468568 gene encoding E3 ubiquitin-protein ligase CSU1 produces MPQRHSKNNNDLAFFTYDEKRKLGYGTQKERLGKDSIKPFDACCLCLKPFIDPMSCHKGHVFCKECILECLLAQKKDIQRKLAAHAAQQKQEKEEEEEKLMLQKTKELDAFDQQNHGAVPQYSDRNYSRDKNGFHGANSVKVTSYEEEALRTMKAFWLPSATPEAAVKVDAPDTSTICPEGREKLRLKTLFPVHFTEDTSEQKKPKALDRTYLCPSCKVTLTNTMSLVALSSCGHVFCKKCADRFMAVDKVCLICNKPCKERNLVNLEKGGTGFAGHGDHLEATDFKHLGSGSGLGLVRPATKT; encoded by the exons atGCCTCAGAGGCATTCGAAGAACAACAACGACCTCGCGTTCTTCACGTACGACGAGAAGCGGAAGCTAGGGTATGGGACCCAGAAGGAGAGGCTGGGCAAGGATTCCATCAAGCCCTTCGATGCTTGCTGCCTCTGCTTGAAGCCCTTCATTGACCCCATGAGCTGCCACAAAGGTCATGTCTTTTGTAAAGAGTGCATTCTCGAGTGCTTGTTGGCTCAGAAGAAAGACATTCAAAG AAAGCTTGCAGCCCATGCTGCTCAgcagaagcaagaaaaagaagaagaggaggagaaatTGATGTTACAAAAGACTAAAGAGCTCGATGCGTTTGATCAGCAAAATCATGGTGCTGTACCACAATACAGTGATAGAAATTACAGCCGTGATAAGAATGGTTTCCATGGAGCAAACAGTGTGAAGGTCACATCCTATGAGGAGGAAGCCCTGCGGACAATGAAGGCATTTTGGCTGCCTTCTGCTACGCCAGAAGCTGCTGTTAAAGTAGATGCGCCTGATACCAGTACTATCTGTCCAGAAGGCAGGGAGAAACTGAGGTTAAAGACACTTTTCCCTGTCCACTTCACTGAAGATACTAGTGAGCAGAAAAAGCCCAAGGCTCTTGATAGGACCTACCTTTGTCCTAGCTGCAAAGTTACTCTCACCAACACAATGTCACTTGTGGCCCTTAGTTCATGTGGGCATGTATTTTGCAAGAAATGTGCTGATAGATTCATGGCCGTTGATAAGGTCTGTCTTATTTGCAACAAACCATGTAAAGAGAGAAATTTGGTCAACTTGGAGAAAGGAGGTACTGGATTTGCTGGTCATGGGGATCATCTTGAGGCCACAGACTTCAAGCATTTGGGAAGTGGTTCTGGTTTGGGCTTGGTTAGACCGGCAACGAAGACTTGA